From a region of the Archocentrus centrarchus isolate MPI-CPG fArcCen1 chromosome 18, fArcCen1, whole genome shotgun sequence genome:
- the LOC115797327 gene encoding ladderlectin-like — protein MKLLTVFALLCAMVALSTAAEEASSDEAKGLTQTGEHLAEKRFFRHIWHFFRKVFKPRRRYLGWITHGNRQYHYFPHHVTWAQAQRFCESQNANLASVRNLGEYQAIQRVIYRATFNYVPAWIGGSDAQQKGYWFWSDGTPFRYANWCRGEPNNVWGMEHCLHMNWTGNRCMNDIPCHNQYPFVCVRKRR, from the exons ATGAAGCTGCTGACTGTGTTTGCACTTCTTTGTGCAATGGTGGCTCTGTCCACTGCTGCTG AGGAAGCGAGCAGTGATGAGGCAAAGGGATTAACTCAAACAG GAGAACATCTTGCTGAGAAGAGATTTTTTCGGcacatttggcatttttttcGGAAGGTGTTCAAGCCGCGTCGGAGATATTTGGGTTGGATTACACATGGCAACCGACAGTACCACTACTTTCCCCATCATGTGACTTGGGCTCAGGCTCAG AGATTCTGTGAGTCTCAGAATGCAAATCTGGCATCTGTGCGCAATCTTGGAGAGTACCAGGCGATTCAGAGGGTCATCTATCGTGCCACTTTTAATTATGTACCTGCATGGATTGGTGGCTCTGATGCTCAACAG AAAGGTTATTGGTTTTGGAGCGATGGAACTCCTTTCAGATATGCAAACTGGTGTCGTGGAGAGCCTAACAATGTTTGGGGTATGGAGCACTGCCTACACATGAATTGGACAG GAAACAGGTGTATGAATGATATACCCTGTCACAACCAATACCCATTTGTCTGCGTCAGGAAAAGGAGATGA